The nucleotide window accgcgtaagcggtttctacgctagtcaagaagaagaaagacctctctcgacgaacaaaaatcaaactctacaagagGTTCATTATTACCGATCTGCTTTATGGTTCAGATGATGCCATcctatgagacggcactagaagttttcaagagaaaggttttgcgaaagatttatggtcatttgaacattggcaattgCGTATACCGGAGACGATGGAGCTATGCGCCGACATTAACATAGTTCAGtgtataaaaagacagcgactatgctggctagatcatgttgttcaaatggacgaaaatactccagctccgaaagtgttcgatgcagtacccgccggtggaagcagaggaagaggaaaaCCTCCACTCTGGTGGGAAGACCAGATGGAGAGCGATATTCTTGACAATAACTTtcagataaaactcaaaatgagGACTAATCCGTGATTGCTACGATTTTTTGCTCTCTGTAGACACTTTCTTTGTTAAAGCCTTGCTTTGTGATTGCAAATACAATGAAAATGTCAGAAAATATGTGCGCATGTTAAACTTGGAAGCATGCAATATTCAAGCAAATATAACTGTTATGGTATTGATGTCTTCGCAAAACTGGGCCAAACAAGTTATTGCGAATAATCACATTTTATTGCTGTTTCGAGGCATGCAATgaggattattattattatgagccaaccaacaaataaattaatatgtatattgtgtgtgtgtgaacttgCATGCAACATTCCTAGAAGCTATAAAATTCAACctcattttatgcatttatttattggcatttactaattttatttatttttgtttccaaCCACAGGCGAAATCGATGATTTAATAGAGAAACTGAAATCGACCTCGGTGAGTGCGGCGAACACGAGCAGTGACGActacagcaacaccaacaacctaCTCACCCAAATATCCGCTACGAAAGATCCGAAACTATTCGACAAACATGAATTGGCCGATCTCTTCATGGCCCTGGCACAATCGGCGGAATTGAACATACGCAAAGAGGCCGCCAAATGCATTGCCGAAATCACAAAATCCGAAGTGCAACGTAAGAAATTCACAAAACGTGAGATTATCGAAGTGTTTCTCAAGTGTCTACGCGAACTGCCGGCCGATGCGAATATGGAGTTGCCCATACAAATTTGTCGAGCGCTTGGCAATATTTGCTACTTGAACGATGAGGCGCGTGATCTCATACTCGAGCTGCATGGCGACGAGGTGCTCGTGCGACTGCTCGACATAACGCACATTGGCGACACGGAGAACGCGCTGCAGTTCATTAAAGTGCGCGGCGGTTTGCTGTCGAATTATCTGTTGGGCGGCGAGGGTTTGGCCAAACGCGCCATGGAGTTGGAGATTATGCAAAAGCTAACACAGATCATTACAATCGGCATGGGTAATGTGGAGGAGCACGAGGATTTGCTATTGAACACGCTGCCATTGTTGAGCATACTCACGGAAAATGCGCCCGATTTGAATTTCGATGCGAATCTCAATATACAGTTGTCGCATATTTTGGCTGCCTCCACAAATCCCGATTTAGCGGAAATGTGCCTTGAATTGTTGCATTATCAGGCGGAGAATGATGATGTGAAATTGCTGTTAGCAAAGGATGGGCTCTGCGAGACGATCTACAATCTGCTTGAGAAATATAAGACTTTGGCGAGCACCAGTGAGGCGCGTGCGCTCATGAAACTGGCATGCGAATTGATTGTGCTAATACTCACCGGAGGTAAGTGGGAGCGAAACAGAGATCAGTagtaatttatttgatatttattattatttttattaatttacagaTGAATCAATGCATTATCTTTACTCGACGCCACTGCTGAAGAGCATGGAGGACTGGCTGGACTCGGAGGATATCGATCTGCTCACCACCGGTGTGCTTGCACTGGGTAATTTTGCGCGTACCGACAGTCACTGCATTTATATGGTGGAAAATAAGATTATGAACAAATTACTCGATGTGCTGGCCAAAAATAACGGCGTAAAAGATGATGTACGGCTACAGCATGCACTGCTGAGTGCGTTGCGTAATCTTGTCATACCGAAGCCAAACAAAAATGCTGTCATACAAGCTGGACTTGTAGAAACCATACTGCCAATGTTGGAGATACATCAACCGCCGGTCGTTTTCAAGCTGCTGGGCACTTTGCGCATGACAGTGGATGGTCAAGGTTtgctatataatatacatacatatataaactgaaaatatttaaactaattatttacatacttttttcATGTTATTTGTAGAAAAACTGGCTTTGGAACTGCTACGCAATAAGACACTTATCGAACAACTGGTGCACTGGAGCAAATCTTCCGACTATGCTGGCGTCACTGGCGAGTCGCTCAGGTTGATGGCATGGCTAATCAAACACGCCTACTTGGGACGCATCGCCTACGCCTTGCCGCGCAAAGGTGACGCACCTGTTGAACATTTCGCCGACAAGCTGCCGCCAGAAGATTATGATCGCAGCAGCTTGAAAGCGTTTATCGCCATTGATGGCACCGTCGAGGCTATGATCAATATGTTGACATCACAACATTTAGTCATGCAAAACGAAGCGCTAATTGCCTTATGCATATTATCTGTGGTATATTTAACGAATAGCGCTGCCGCCAAGAGTGATGATGTGCATTTGGatgagatttttattaaatatgaagttgGTAAGAAGTTGGCGGAATTAATACGTAAATCATCGGACACCATGACCAAGGAGATTGTGGAAAATTTGCAAAACTTTAATAATCTACTGCGCACTTCCGAAAAATTGGTGACGCATCTGGAGGAGAACAATATCAATGAATTGCTGAAGTCGATACCGATACTAACCGAATACTGCACACTCTAAAAGCATGCGTAGTGTGCGTCCATAACCGCAGGGTTGGGTTGGGGACTTGTCAGTTAGGGAAttgacaaaataaatttgatttgaagGTTTAACACGCGTGTGTCGTCATgaacggaataaaattttacttagGGAAAAATGTTGGCAAAtgcaaattgttgaaattgttaaaagaaaaaaatccgaaaataatacatacatctataataACTAGTTTATTATTTCTCTaaacacaacaaatatataaatacatatgtgctaACATTCAATGATATATGTTTCGGCAGGTTTGCAAAGATTTCGTACCGAACGATTAAGCGTTTTAGCATTTTAAGCGTATTTTTTAGTGTTGTGACcatttacttacatacaagtacatatatacacttacatatatatatattcacggAAATGTATAAAGTATTAATATGTGTGGGCGGTAAAAATGTGTAAAGCCATACATttgcaaagaattttttttgttttgcaataatttttgagCTAATCTGTGCGATCTGAACAAAAAACAATGCATTAAgccacattaaaaaataataattttcttacgatgaaattataaaatatttttacagttcTTTAAATATTCTGCTTGAGCAGCATTGCCAGTTAAAAATTAGATATCCGTTCATATGATTttcttttggtattttttcaACAACGAAAGTATTTTTTAccttagtttttaattttttcttttttaagaaaaaagacTTACCCCACCAATTTTAGGTTTCCAACTGTACGCAACGCGATCGCATACAACATACATTTCACATAATACAAATAGATggcacaaaaatatgaaatataccgTCATCTGCAGCacaatgcaaattatttttaaataaccaaCAGTATattctgaattttatttaatatacaaccacaaatatacattatattaattaaaaatttaatgtcgcACATTAGTTTGTAAGTAataagtatattataaagttgaGGGAGTCGTAGTGAGTGT belongs to Zeugodacus cucurbitae isolate PBARC_wt_2022May chromosome 6, idZeuCucr1.2, whole genome shotgun sequence and includes:
- the LOC105211650 gene encoding GTPase-GDP dissociation stimulator vimar isoform X1, with the protein product MCEFVCEIDDLIEKLKSTSVSAANTSSDDYSNTNNLLTQISATKDPKLFDKHELADLFMALAQSAELNIRKEAAKCIAEITKSEVQRKKFTKREIIEVFLKCLRELPADANMELPIQICRALGNICYLNDEARDLILELHGDEVLVRLLDITHIGDTENALQFIKVRGGLLSNYLLGGEGLAKRAMELEIMQKLTQIITIGMGNVEEHEDLLLNTLPLLSILTENAPDLNFDANLNIQLSHILAASTNPDLAEMCLELLHYQAENDDVKLLLAKDGLCETIYNLLEKYKTLASTSEARALMKLACELIVLILTGDESMHYLYSTPLLKSMEDWLDSEDIDLLTTGVLALGNFARTDSHCIYMVENKIMNKLLDVLAKNNGVKDDVRLQHALLSALRNLVIPKPNKNAVIQAGLVETILPMLEIHQPPVVFKLLGTLRMTVDGQEKLALELLRNKTLIEQLVHWSKSSDYAGVTGESLRLMAWLIKHAYLGRIAYALPRKGDAPVEHFADKLPPEDYDRSSLKAFIAIDGTVEAMINMLTSQHLVMQNEALIALCILSVVYLTNSAAAKSDDVHLDEIFIKYEVGKKLAELIRKSSDTMTKEIVENLQNFNNLLRTSEKLVTHLEENNINELLKSIPILTEYCTL
- the LOC105211650 gene encoding GTPase-GDP dissociation stimulator vimar isoform X2; the encoded protein is MASEIDDLIEKLKSTSVSAANTSSDDYSNTNNLLTQISATKDPKLFDKHELADLFMALAQSAELNIRKEAAKCIAEITKSEVQRKKFTKREIIEVFLKCLRELPADANMELPIQICRALGNICYLNDEARDLILELHGDEVLVRLLDITHIGDTENALQFIKVRGGLLSNYLLGGEGLAKRAMELEIMQKLTQIITIGMGNVEEHEDLLLNTLPLLSILTENAPDLNFDANLNIQLSHILAASTNPDLAEMCLELLHYQAENDDVKLLLAKDGLCETIYNLLEKYKTLASTSEARALMKLACELIVLILTGDESMHYLYSTPLLKSMEDWLDSEDIDLLTTGVLALGNFARTDSHCIYMVENKIMNKLLDVLAKNNGVKDDVRLQHALLSALRNLVIPKPNKNAVIQAGLVETILPMLEIHQPPVVFKLLGTLRMTVDGQEKLALELLRNKTLIEQLVHWSKSSDYAGVTGESLRLMAWLIKHAYLGRIAYALPRKGDAPVEHFADKLPPEDYDRSSLKAFIAIDGTVEAMINMLTSQHLVMQNEALIALCILSVVYLTNSAAAKSDDVHLDEIFIKYEVGKKLAELIRKSSDTMTKEIVENLQNFNNLLRTSEKLVTHLEENNINELLKSIPILTEYCTL
- the LOC105211650 gene encoding GTPase-GDP dissociation stimulator vimar isoform X3, giving the protein MALAQSAELNIRKEAAKCIAEITKSEVQRKKFTKREIIEVFLKCLRELPADANMELPIQICRALGNICYLNDEARDLILELHGDEVLVRLLDITHIGDTENALQFIKVRGGLLSNYLLGGEGLAKRAMELEIMQKLTQIITIGMGNVEEHEDLLLNTLPLLSILTENAPDLNFDANLNIQLSHILAASTNPDLAEMCLELLHYQAENDDVKLLLAKDGLCETIYNLLEKYKTLASTSEARALMKLACELIVLILTGDESMHYLYSTPLLKSMEDWLDSEDIDLLTTGVLALGNFARTDSHCIYMVENKIMNKLLDVLAKNNGVKDDVRLQHALLSALRNLVIPKPNKNAVIQAGLVETILPMLEIHQPPVVFKLLGTLRMTVDGQEKLALELLRNKTLIEQLVHWSKSSDYAGVTGESLRLMAWLIKHAYLGRIAYALPRKGDAPVEHFADKLPPEDYDRSSLKAFIAIDGTVEAMINMLTSQHLVMQNEALIALCILSVVYLTNSAAAKSDDVHLDEIFIKYEVGKKLAELIRKSSDTMTKEIVENLQNFNNLLRTSEKLVTHLEENNINELLKSIPILTEYCTL